The DNA sequence AGGGTTGTATTCAAAGTCTTTTCCGTATTTTATATTATTTTTTTCTTTTCTTGAATATATAAATTCAGGAATACTTTTTAATACATACATTCTTTCATTACCAATTTTAAAGCTAACTTGATAATAGGTCCCTATATTACCCTTTTTTTGAGAAAGATACACATCTATATTTATTTTTCTACTTTTGGTCAATCTTTCCTTTGCAAGACGAATAATTTGTTTAGATGGATCTAGTTCTTTTTCCTTTTTCTTTTTATCTTGTTTCTGTTTTTTTATTTGTTTTTGTAACATATCTATATAAAGCAGAAAAGTTGCTACATTGTGTTTGCATATAAAATTTGAGTTTTCCCCTTCATTGTTTATAAAATCTATGCAATTGCATCTAGCCTTTATTATTTTCTTTCTTTTCAAATCTATTTCAAGTGATGTATAGTAAATTTCGTTTGAGAAATCTGCACCTATTATTCCATCAATTGTAAGTATACCATTTTGTATTTGTGGAGTAACTTGATCTACTATTCCTTTTTTATAGTAAGTATAACCTCTAGCCCACATAGACTTTGTTGTACTTTCCATTACTACATCTATTAATTCTTTAAGTTGCAACTTTCTCACCTCTCATTTTTTGGCATCTTTTTATTATAGCATATTTATTTAACTTATTTGTAAAAATAATTTTTTACTAAAATAAAATAAAAACAATGAGTGCTATCTCATAAGATATCACTCATTGTTTTTATTTTATTTCAGCTTTATTCTGATAATTGCTTTTTATAAATTCTAAAATCTGTTCAAATACCTCTTCGTGTTTTGGCCCTAAAGTTAAGCTATGTGTCCCCTTTTCTATCCATACGAGTTCTTTATTTTTGCTTGCGATTCCATTGTATAATGCGTATGCACTTTCTTTTTTAACTTGAGAATCATTTTTATCTTGTATTATCAATGTATCTGAATTTATACCTTTTAAACAACTACTTGCAGCCCTAGACGCAAGATACAATTGATAGACTGAATGTATAGGAAATACATTATAATTTAACTTATATTTTCTATAATCATCATCAATATAGTTGTTTGTACTTTTCCATTCAGTATACTTTTTAAAATATTTTAAAATGCCCGTATATTTTACCCATCTATTATTAGGTTTAAGTGCACACGCTAAACATATAAGTTTATCTACATGGTAGTTAGATGCTAACATTAAAGCTAAAAGACCTCCCATAGAATGTCCTATTACAACTACTTCTTCACATTCAAATAATAACTCTTCATATGCCTTTTCAACATCATTATACCAATCTATATAAGATACTTTTAGAAGTTCGTCATGATTAG is a window from the Paraclostridium sordellii genome containing:
- a CDS encoding alpha/beta hydrolase, with translation MDFKKSYKLAGNEIGCLLIHGFTSTPAEMYPLAKFLNNNGYTVYSILLSGHGTNHDELLKVSYIDWYNDVEKAYEELLFECEEVVVIGHSMGGLLALMLASNYHVDKLICLACALKPNNRWVKYTGILKYFKKYTEWKSTNNYIDDDYRKYKLNYNVFPIHSVYQLYLASRAASSCLKGINSDTLIIQDKNDSQVKKESAYALYNGIASKNKELVWIEKGTHSLTLGPKHEEVFEQILEFIKSNYQNKAEIK